Proteins from a single region of Campylobacter sp. RM16704:
- the pheT gene encoding phenylalanine--tRNA ligase subunit beta, which yields MIISRNWLNEWIELSEISTQTIVNTLNSIGLEVDSFKSVKTPEKVVIGKVLEKTKHENSDKLNICKVDVGNEILQIVCGAKNVDKDQFVAVSLVGAVLPSGLEIKPAKLRGVESMGMICSSNELGFGKSNEGIMVLDESMGELVLGKALNTYELFNDEIIEIELTPNRGDCLSLYGIARDLSVALDLNLKELNPLKENENSVGIGRILSIKNQSDVEGFFTYKALEIKKEFKLNITIQIRLALIEAYKSNNVENLLAYATHASGVVFCAYDFHKLCKECQIDEKIILEIKTQEHGEYGVYYKDELIALAGIEQEDKFKINDESKIIIIEASYTHPQIIANAVAFYKKKNDMTYRTLRGSEPKLSLGMEYLFNECLKISTISVFSGNQQVLKENEAKIIRFFGADIDKIIGIFIDKNTLVKILRKLGFEINVVNDEQFNVKIPLHRSDITNIADIAEEIVRMIGIDNIPSNALEFKEKNRLNQVYYDYQEQKKLRLKASHNGYFESIHYVLDNEEELTRLGFKCIKNKLINPITKELNTLRSTLINHLLNAVSFNLRNSKKKIKLFECGSVFDEFSNEHTKFAMIFCGYKEEAKIANKAKPVLVDFYTFLAELKSIIGEFSLQKSEYKFLSPYEQANVYKNNICIGFIGRIHLNIENKRDLAKTYVCELDLNGLKQDFKIAKAYSKFPSISRDLSIVIPKGFEYENIKNTITKLNIEILESFRVVDLYTDENLGDFYSITINLVFRDFEKTLEDNIVLKCIEKIIKALDDEYGLKLR from the coding sequence ATGATTATTAGTAGAAATTGGTTAAATGAATGGATTGAATTAAGTGAAATATCAACACAAACTATAGTAAATACTTTAAATTCTATAGGGTTAGAGGTTGATAGCTTTAAAAGCGTTAAAACTCCTGAGAAAGTTGTAATAGGTAAAGTTTTAGAAAAGACTAAGCACGAAAATTCAGATAAATTAAATATTTGTAAAGTAGATGTTGGTAATGAAATTTTACAAATTGTTTGTGGTGCTAAAAATGTCGATAAAGATCAATTTGTAGCAGTTTCTTTAGTAGGTGCAGTGCTTCCAAGTGGACTAGAGATCAAACCTGCTAAGCTTAGAGGGGTTGAGTCTATGGGTATGATTTGCTCTTCTAATGAACTTGGTTTTGGAAAAAGTAATGAAGGCATTATGGTTTTAGATGAAAGCATGGGAGAGCTAGTTTTAGGGAAAGCTTTAAATACTTATGAACTTTTTAATGATGAGATTATAGAAATAGAACTTACTCCAAATCGTGGAGATTGTTTAAGTTTATATGGGATTGCTAGAGATTTAAGCGTTGCACTTGATCTAAATTTAAAAGAATTAAATCCTTTAAAAGAAAATGAAAATAGCGTAGGTATAGGAAGAATACTAAGTATAAAAAATCAAAGTGATGTAGAAGGTTTTTTTACTTATAAAGCCTTAGAAATTAAGAAAGAATTTAAATTAAATATTACAATACAAATTCGCCTTGCTTTGATTGAAGCTTATAAAAGCAATAATGTAGAAAATCTTTTAGCATATGCAACACATGCAAGTGGAGTTGTTTTTTGTGCTTACGATTTTCATAAACTTTGCAAAGAATGTCAAATTGATGAGAAAATTATTTTAGAAATTAAAACTCAAGAACATGGTGAATATGGGGTTTATTATAAAGATGAGCTAATAGCTTTAGCAGGTATTGAGCAAGAAGATAAATTTAAAATTAATGATGAGAGCAAAATTATCATTATAGAAGCAAGTTATACTCACCCTCAAATTATAGCTAATGCAGTAGCTTTTTACAAAAAGAAAAATGATATGACTTATCGTACCTTAAGAGGTAGTGAGCCTAAGCTTTCTTTGGGAATGGAATATTTGTTTAATGAATGTTTAAAGATTAGTACTATTAGTGTTTTTTCAGGAAATCAACAAGTTCTCAAAGAAAATGAAGCTAAAATAATTAGATTTTTTGGAGCAGATATTGATAAAATTATCGGTATATTTATAGATAAAAACACTCTAGTAAAAATTCTTAGAAAATTAGGTTTTGAAATAAATGTAGTTAATGATGAACAGTTTAATGTGAAAATTCCACTTCATCGTAGTGATATAACCAATATTGCAGATATTGCAGAAGAAATAGTGAGAATGATAGGTATTGATAATATTCCATCAAATGCTTTAGAATTTAAAGAGAAAAACCGTTTGAATCAGGTATATTATGATTATCAAGAACAAAAAAAATTAAGACTTAAGGCAAGTCATAATGGTTATTTTGAAAGTATTCATTATGTTTTAGATAATGAAGAAGAATTAACTCGTTTAGGTTTTAAGTGTATTAAAAATAAACTTATAAATCCAATTACAAAAGAATTAAATACTTTAAGAAGTACTTTGATAAATCATCTTTTAAATGCAGTAAGTTTTAATCTAAGAAATTCGAAAAAGAAAATCAAACTTTTCGAATGTGGTAGTGTTTTCGATGAGTTTTCAAATGAGCATACTAAATTTGCAATGATTTTTTGTGGATATAAAGAGGAAGCTAAAATAGCCAATAAAGCCAAGCCTGTTTTGGTAGATTTTTATACTTTTTTAGCTGAACTAAAAAGCATTATAGGTGAGTTTAGTTTGCAAAAATCAGAATACAAATTTTTAAGCCCATATGAACAAGCAAATGTTTATAAAAATAACATATGTATAGGTTTTATCGGTAGGATACATTTAAATATAGAAAATAAAAGAGATTTAGCTAAAACTTATGTTTGTGAGCTTGATTTAAATGGATTAAAACAAGATTTTAAAATCGCTAAAGCCTATTCTAAATTTCCATCTATAAGTAGAGATTTGAGTATAGTTATTCCTAAAGGATTTGAATATGAAAATATTAAAAATACTATCACAAAATTAAATATCGAAATATTGGAAAGTTTTAGGGTTGTAGATTTATATACAGATGAAAATTTAGGTGATTTTTATAGTATAACAATTAATCTAGTATTTAGAGATTTTGAAAAAACTTTAGAAGATAATATTGTCCTTAAGTGTATAGAAAAAATCATCAAAGCTTTAGATGATGAGTATGGTTTAAAACTTCGATGA
- the pheS gene encoding phenylalanine--tRNA ligase subunit alpha: MQNMIEKIASANTLAELENVKVNVLGKKGILTLEFAKLKDLKGEEKKEFANGLNKTRDEFNKAYQTKLKEIEEKVLNEKMKQDVQDFSFFDETSNSGALHPIMQTMDKIIEYFTALNFSIEKGPLIEDDFHNFEALNLPQNHPARDMQDTFYFEDKTLLRSQTSPVQIRTMLTQKPPIRMIAPGAVFRRDFDITHTPMFHQVEGLVVEEGNKVNFANLKDILEQFLKYMFGDIKVRFRPSFFPFTEPSAEVDISCVFCKGCGCRVCKQTGWLEVLGCGVVDPNVYNFVGYKNVSGYAFGMGVERLAMLLHKIPDLRSMFEGDLRLLEQFR, from the coding sequence TTGCAAAACATGATAGAAAAAATTGCTTCTGCAAATACTTTAGCAGAGCTTGAGAATGTGAAAGTAAATGTTTTAGGAAAAAAAGGTATTTTAACTTTGGAATTTGCAAAGTTAAAAGATTTAAAAGGTGAAGAAAAAAAAGAATTTGCCAATGGCTTAAATAAAACAAGAGATGAATTTAACAAAGCATATCAAACTAAACTAAAAGAAATAGAAGAAAAAGTTTTAAATGAAAAAATGAAACAAGATGTGCAAGATTTTAGTTTTTTTGATGAAACTTCCAACTCAGGTGCTTTGCACCCAATCATGCAAACTATGGATAAAATCATAGAGTATTTCACTGCTTTAAATTTCAGCATAGAAAAAGGTCCTTTAATAGAAGACGATTTTCATAATTTTGAAGCGTTAAATTTACCACAAAACCATCCCGCAAGAGATATGCAAGATACTTTTTATTTTGAAGATAAAACTTTGCTTAGATCTCAAACTTCTCCAGTGCAAATTAGAACTATGCTCACGCAAAAACCTCCTATTAGAATGATAGCACCAGGTGCAGTTTTTAGAAGAGATTTTGACATTACTCACACACCTATGTTTCATCAAGTAGAAGGACTTGTGGTGGAAGAAGGAAATAAGGTAAATTTTGCAAATTTAAAAGACATACTAGAACAATTTTTAAAATATATGTTTGGAGATATAAAGGTGCGTTTTCGACCAAGTTTCTTTCCTTTTACTGAACCATCTGCTGAGGTTGATATTTCTTGTGTGTTTTGTAAAGGATGTGGATGTAGGGTTTGCAAACAAACAGGATGGCTTGAAGTTTTAGGATGTGGAGTGGTAGATCCTAATGTTTATAATTTTGTAGGATATAAAAATGTAAGTGGTTATGCTTTTGGTATGGGTGTAGAAAGATTAGCTATGCTTTTGCACAAAATTCCTGATTTGCGTTCTATGTTTGAAGGTGATTTAAGATTATTGGAGCAATTTAGATGA
- a CDS encoding histidine triad nucleotide-binding protein encodes MREKTIFELIVEGKIPSNKVLESEKFLAFHDINPKAPIHILIIPKEHFENFQELRPELMSEMTQFIQELATLLGLDKSGYRLITNCGKNSGQEVFHLHFHMLGGFELPKNKETQINPESLF; translated from the coding sequence ATGAGAGAAAAAACTATATTTGAATTAATAGTAGAAGGAAAAATTCCATCTAATAAGGTTTTAGAAAGTGAAAAATTTTTAGCTTTTCATGACATTAATCCTAAAGCACCTATTCATATTTTAATCATTCCCAAAGAACATTTTGAAAATTTTCAAGAATTAAGACCTGAATTAATGAGTGAAATGACTCAATTTATCCAAGAACTAGCTACTCTTTTAGGACTTGATAAAAGTGGTTATAGACTAATTACAAATTGTGGTAAAAACAGTGGTCAAGAAGTATTTCACTTGCATTTTCATATGCTAGGCGGATTTGAGCTTCCAAAAAATAAAGAAACTCAAATCAATCCTGAATCACTATTCTAA